One region of Primulina tabacum isolate GXHZ01 chromosome 17, ASM2559414v2, whole genome shotgun sequence genomic DNA includes:
- the LOC142531528 gene encoding pectinesterase 3: MDTINSFKGYGKVDELEQQAFRKKTRKRLIIISISAVLLIGLIVGVVAGTVIHSKNKSGSDDVPTSPAAAIVAVCSMTQYPDSCYSSLGSSESTDPERIFLFSLTVIKNSLRKVSTFTDEYANKTDTQLVKEALNICATVLDDAADTLEDCISSMQNGGNNLIANGSRIDDLKTWLSTVITDQETCFDALYESNASFMEDIKLLMKNSTEYASNSLAIISKLQSLLGTFKIPFHRRRLLGAAEESIFPAWVSAGDRRLLQQNNPKPNVTVAKDGSGDVTTLNAAVARIPKKSKTRFVIYVKAGIYLENVVLDKSYTNVMMYGDGKDVSIISGSKNFVDGTPTFSTATVGVAGKGFMARDIGFKNTAGPSKHQAVAFRSGSDQSVFYRCKFDAFQDTLYPHSNRQFYRQCDIIGTVDFIFGNSAVVLQNCSIFPRQPNPKQFVTITAQGKVDPNQNTGISIQRCTMSPFDNLTAQTYLGRPWKAYATTVVMQTNIGGFLNPLGWARWVQNSDPPKTIFYAEYQNTGPGASTRDRVKWAGYKPSLTPSEANKYNVQSFIQGSSWLPATSVAFDST, from the exons ATGGACACAATCAATTCATTCAAGGGCTATGGGAAAGTGGATGAGCTAGAGCAACAAGCTTTCAGGAAAAAGACCCGCAAGCGATTGATTATTATCTCCATTTCAGCCGTACTGTTGATCGGTTTGATCGTCGGAGTTGTTGCCGGAACTGTGATTCATAGCAAAAACAAGAGTGGTTCCGATGATGTTCCGACTTCTCCGGCTGCGGCGATTGTAGCTGTGTGCAGTATGACTCAGTACCCAGATTCTTGTTACTCGAGCTTGGGTTCCTCAGAATCCACCGACCCGGAGAGGATTTTTCTGTTTTCGTTAACGGTGATCAAGAATTCTCTGAGGAAAGTGTCAACTTTTACAGATGAGTACGCGAACAAGACGGATACACAGTTGGTAAAAGAGGCGTTGAATATATGCGCGACGGTGTTAGACGACGCTGCTGATACGCTCGAGGATTGCATATCCTCAATGCAGAACGGCGGGAATAATCTAATCGCCAACGGTTCGAGGATCGACGACTTAAAAACGTGGCTGAGCACCGTGATCACGGACCAAGAAACGTGTTTCGACGCTCTGTATGAGTCCAACGCCAGTTTTATGGAAGACATCAAGCTTCTGATGAAGAATTCCACGGAATATGCCAGCAACAGTTTGGCCATAATCTCGAAACTGCAGTCATTGCTCGGGACTTTTAAGATCCCATTCCACAGGAGGCGTCTGCTGGGGGCAGCCGAGGAATCGATCTTTCCGGCGTGGGTTTCCGCTGGTGACAGGCGGCTGTTGCAGCAGAACAATCCGAAGCCGAATGTGACGGTGGCGAAGGACGGCAGCGGCGATGTGACCACCCTGAATGCTGCGGTGGCGAGAATACCCAAGAAGAGCAAAACGAGATTCGTTATATATGTGAAGGCGGGGATATATTTGGAGAATGTGGTGTTGGATAAATCTTACACGAATGTGATGATGTACGGAGACGGCAAGGACGTTTCCATTATTTCCGGCAGCAAGAATTTCGTCGACGGAACTCCGACTTTTTCCACGGCTACTGTTG GTGTCGCGGGAAAAGGATTCATGGCACGAGACATCGGTTTCAAGAACACAGCCGGACCCAGCAAACACCAGGCCGTGGCCTTCCGTTCCGGCTCCGACCAATCTGTATTCTACAGATGCAAGTTCGACGCGTTCCAAGACACCCTCTACCCGCACTCGAACCGACAATTCTACCGCCAATGCGACATAATAGGCACAGTGGACTTCATATTCGGCAACTCGGCCGTGGTGCTCCAGAACTGCAGCATCTTCCCTAGACAACCCAATCCTAAACAATTTGTCACGATTACTGCACAAGGCAAAGTTGACCCGAATCAGAACACCGGAATTTCGATCCAACGGTGTACAATGAGCCCATTCGACAATCTTACCGCCCAGACCTACTTAGGCAGGCCTTGGAAAGCTTACGCCACTACGGTTGTTATGCAGACTAATATTGGTGGGTTCTTGAATCCATTGGGCTGGGCCAGATGGGTCCAAAACTCCGACCCACCGAAAACTATCTTCTACGCCGAGTATCAAAATACTGGACCCGGAGCGAGCACTAGAGACCGGGTCAAATGGGCCGGATATAAGCCCAGTCTTACTCCATCCGAGGCCAATAAATATAATGTGCAGTCCTTCATTCAAGGTAGTTCGTGGTTGCCTGCTACGAGTGTAGCCTTTGACTCAACATAa
- the LOC142530877 gene encoding pectinesterase-like, with amino-acid sequence MTSSSQQFFTGNPFFSGEKSVVLLLSSILIVSLVIGEVAGTVKSRREDSTGQNFLSMDISPAHAIAKSSCSNTLYPELCYSSMADSLNGNEISIRNTKDFILLSLNITIDNARRNYAAIKKFIAHGASNLTEREKTALHDCLVTIDETVDELRAALRALEEYPRKKSLEKHADDLRTLLSSAMTNQETCLDGFSHGKDERHQRDVLVGGKVLRVEKLCSNLLAMITNMTHTDIQNERKLSGGRKLSAPERRSNSWPGWLSAGDRRLLQSSSVTPNVVVAADGSGDYKTVTAAVAAAPEKSSKRYVIRIKAGVYRENVEVTKKKTNIMFMGDGRTSTIITGSRNVVDGSTTFKSATVAAVGEKFLARDITFQNTAGPSKHQAVALRVGSDLSAFHNCDILAYQDTLYVHSNRQFFVQCLITGTVDFIFGNAAVVIQNSDIRSRLPDSGQKNMVTAQGRTDPNQNTGIVIQNCKIGATSDLQPVQNKFPTFLGRPWKLYSRTVIMQSQISDVIQAVGWHEWDGDFGLDTLFYGEYKNTGAGAGTSGRVKWKGFKVITSATEAESYTAESFIAGGAWLNSTGFPFALGL; translated from the exons ATGACCTCGAGCAGCCAACAATTCTTTACCGGGAATCCATTTTTTTCCGGTGAGAAATCCGTCGTTTTGTTGTTATCTTCAATCCTAATTGTTTCCCTTGTTATCGGAGAAGTCGCCGGAACAGTAAAATCTAGAAGAGAAGATTCTACCGGTCAAAATTTTCTAAGCATGGACATCTCTCCGGCTCACGCCATAGCGAAATCTTCTTGCAGCAACACATTGTACCCTGAACTTTGTTACTCTTCCATGGCAGATTCTCTAAACGGCAACGAGATATCGATTAGAAACACTAAAGACTTCATTCTTTTGTCATTGAACATTACCATCGATAACGCGCGGCGAAACTACGCTGCTATAAAGAAATTTATTGCTCATGGGGCAAGTAACTTGACGGAGCGGGAGAAGACGGCGTTGCATGACTGTTTGGTTACTATTGATGAAACGGTGGATGAGCTCCGGGCCGCCCTCAGGGCATTGGAGGAGTACCCTAGGAAGAAATCGCTTGAAAAACACGCGGATGATCTCCGAACCCTGCTTTCTTCTGCCATGACCAATCAG GAAACCTGCCTGGACGGTTTCTCGCACGGAAAGGACGAGAGACACCAGAGGGACGTGCTGGTCGGTGGTAAAGTGCTGCGAGTGGAGAAACTCTGCAGCAATTTACTCGCCATGATCACAAACATGACCCACACGGACATTCAGAACGAGAGGAAACTAAGCGGCGGTAGGAAGCTTTCAGCACCGGAGAGACGTAGCAACTCTTGGCCGGGTTGGTTGTCCGCCGGTGACAGGAGGTTGCTGCAATCTTCTTCAGTAACGCCGAACGTGGTGGTGGCTGCGGATGGAAGTGGAGACTACAAGACCGTTACGGCGGCGGTTGCCGCGGCGCCGGAGAAGAGTAGCAAGAGGTACGTGATTAGGATCAAAGCTGGAGTGTACAGGGAAAATGTGGAGGTGACGAAGAAGAAAACAAACATAATGTTCATGGGAGATGGAAGGACTTCCACCATTATCACCGGAAGCAGGAATGTCGTCGATGGAAGCACCACTTTCAAATCTGCTACAGTCG CTGCGGTGGGGGAAAAGTTTTTGGCACGAGATATAACCTTTCAGAACACCGCCGGGCCGTCGAAGCACCAGGCAGTAGCTCTCCGAGTGGGCTCAGATCTCTCAGCCTTTCACAACTGTGATATTCTAGCCTATCAAGACACCCTTTACGTCCACTCCAACCGTCAATTCTTCGTCCAGTGTCTAATAACAGGCACAGTAGATTTCATCTTCGGCAACGCTGCTGTCGTGATCCAGAACTCCGACATCCGCTCGCGGCTCCCTGATTCCGGACAAAAAAACATGGTCACGGCTCAGGGTCGAACCGACCCGAACCAGAACACGGGGATCGTCATTCAAAATTGTAAGATTGGTGCCACCTCTGACCTACAGCCCGTTCAAAACAAGTTCCCTACATTTCTTGGGAGGCCATGGAAATTGTACTCGAGGACTGTGATCATGCAATCGCAGATATCTGATGTGATCCAGGCGGTCGGGTGGCATGAGTGGGATGGCGATTTCGGGCTTGATACATTGTTCTACGGCGAGTATAAGAATACGGGAGCTGGGGCGGGGACGAGTGGGAGGGTGAAATGGAAAGGGTTTAAAGTTATCACCAGTGCGACTGAGGCCGAAAGTTACACGGCGGAGAGTTTCATCGCCGGTGGGGCTTGGTTGAATTCTACTGGATTCCCGTTTGCCCTTGGATTATAG